The genomic region CCAAAATCACAATTAGCAAAGCCTGTACCACCTGCGCCAGTAGCAAAATCTGAGGTTATTACGCCGGAAGTGATCAAGCCAGTTATAGAAAAAAATGTAACACCTGTAAAAACTTCTACCACAACTATTAAGCCAGCTGATCCTGTTGTTAAACCAATTCCAACATTAGCAACTCCAGGTGCTGCCACTGTTGAACCTTTGCGTGGTGTAGCAGCAAGGGTTGTGCAATCAATGGAGGGTTCACTCTCTGTTCCAACTGCGACAAGTGTTCGAGTTGTTCCTGCAAAATTAATGATTGATAATCGAACTGTTATTAATAATCATTTAAAGCGTGGTCGAGGTGGAAAGGTTTCATTTACACACTTAATTGGTTATGCCATGGTTAAAGCCATTAGATCAATGCCTGAAATGAATACCTTTTTTACAGATTTGGACGGAAAGCCTGCAATTGGTCATCCAGAACATATTAATTTAGGTATCGCAATTGATTTAGCAAAAGCAGATGGCTCCCGCCAATTATTAGTTCCATCGATTAAAGGTTGTGAGGGTCTAGATTTTGCCCAATTTTGGTCAGCATATGAAGATATCGTGCGCAAGGCTAGAGCAGGTTCACTAACTGTTGAAGATTTTGCTGGTACAACAATCTCGCTCACAAATCCTGGAACTATCGGAACTGTTCACTCCGTGCCAAGGCTGGTGCAAGGCCAAGGTTTAATACTTGGAGTTGGATCACTTGATTACCCAGCAGAGTTTCATGGCGCAAATGAACAAGCTCTTGCTGATCTAGCTATTAGTAAGGTCGTAACAATTACTAGTACTTACGATCATAGAATTATTCAGGGTGCTCAATCTGGTGAATTTCTGCGCAGGATTCATGAAATTTTACTTGGTGAAGAAAACTTCTACGATGAAATCTTTGAAGCACTTCGAATTCCTTATGTTCCAATCCGCTGGGTTGTTGACATACAGTTTGATAAAGATGATGATGTTAGTAAGACTGCTCGGGTTCAAAAACTAATTGATGCTTACCGCACAACTGGGCATTTAATGGCAGATGTTGAGCCATTATCTTATGTTCAAAGGTCGCACCCTGATTTAGATGTTGTTTCCCATGGATTATCGCTCTGGGATTTAGATCGTGAGTTTGCAACTGGTGGCTTTGGTGGAAAGTCCTTTATGAAGCTGCGCAGAATTTTAGGTGTGCTCCGTGATTCATACTGTCGCACAATTGGTGTGGAGTATATGTATATTGCAAATCCAGATGAGCGCAAATGGATGCAGGAGCGAATGGAAGTTGGTGCACCAAGGACTCCCCGTGATGAACAGTTAAGGATTCTACGTAAGTTAAACAGTGCCGAGGCTTTTGAAACATTTTTGCAGACAAAGTATGTTGGTCAGAAGAGATTCTCTTTAGAAGGTGGTGAGTCTGTAATCCCAGTATTAGATGCAATGATTTCAGCAGCTGCTGATGCTGGTTTAGATGAGGTTTGTGTTGGTATGCCGCACAGAGGCCGATTAAATATATTAGCAAATATTGCAGGTAAATCTTATGGGCAAATATTCCAAGAGTTTGAAGGAAATTATCATGATAACGAAGTTCATGGTTCAGGAGATGTTAAATACCATTTGGGAACAAAGGGAACTTTTGTATCAGAGTCAGGTGCTAAAACTAAGATTTATTTAGCTGCTAACCCATCGCATTTAGAAGCGGTTAATCCAGTACTAGAAGGAATTGTTAGAGCCAAGCAAGATAAATTAAGGGTAGCTGCTGGTGATACCACTATTGATGAGCAAACCACATACCCAGTAATGCCAATACTTCTACATGGTGATGCTGCATTTGCCGGTCAAGGAGTTGTTTCAGAAACACTCTCACTCTCACTTCTTAAAGGTTATAGAACTGGTGGAACTATTCATATTATTGTTAACAATCAGGTTGGGTTTACAACTTCACCTAGTGCAGCAAGATCTTCAACATATTCAACTGATATTGCAAAGATGATCCAGTCTCCTGTATTTCATGTTAATGGTGATGATCCTGAGGCTTGCGTGCGGGTTGCTAGAATCGCATTTGAATACCGTCAGACATTTAATAAAGATGTAGTGATAGACATGATTTGCTACCGTCGCCGTGGTCATAATGAAGGCGATGAGCCAAGCTTTACTCAACCACTTATGTATAAATTAATTGATGCTAAGAGATCAACTCGAAAGTTATATACCGAGGCACTTATTGGGCGTGGAGATATTACTGTTGAAGAAGCTGAAGAAGTATTGCGCGATTATCAACAACAATTAGAAGGAGTATTTACCTCTGTTCATAATACTGAACCAGAAAGTGATCCAAGTTGGCGCCCACCAGTGGTGCCAGCACCAGCGACAGTTAATACATCAGTAGCTGAGGATCAGCTTCGTAAGATTGCCTTAACACAATCATCAATGCCAGTTGAGTTCACGGTACATCCAAAATTATTGCCTCAATTACTTAAGCGGGTTGAGATGTTAGATGAATCTACAGTTGATTGGGCAACTGGAGAGATGTTTGCATTTGGTTCATTATTACTAGATGGTCATCCAATTCGAATGAGTGGACAAGATGTTCGCCGTGGCACATTTAGCAACCGTCATGCTGTAATTATTGATAAAGAAAACGGTAAAGAGTTATTCCCACTTCGCTCACTAGTTAAAGATCCAAATCAATTTCATATCTATGATTCATTACTTTCTGAGTACGCGGTAATGGGCTTTGAATATGGTTACTCCGTTGAGCGTGATAACGCCTTAGTAGTTTGGGAAGCACAGTTTGGTGACTTTGCTAATGGTGCTCAGACAGTTATTGATGAATTTATATCATCTGCACTTCAAAAATGGGGTGAGCGTTCATCAGTAGTTCTGCTACTGCCACATGGCTATGAAGGACAAGGGCCTGATCATTCATCTGGGCGCATTGAAAGATTTTTAGCACTATGTGCTGAACAAAATATGACAGTTGCTCAACCATCTACGCCGGCTTCTTATTTCCACCTACTTCGCTGGCATATGAAAAATCCGGCTCGTCGACCATTAATTGTTTTTGAACCGAAATCGATGCTTAGGTTAAAGGCTGCTGCAAGTGGGCTAAAAGATTTCACAACTGGAACATTTAAACCATTTATACCTGATGACAAAGTTGTTAATACCACACGTTTAATTTTTACCTCTGGAAAAGTTTATTACGATTTAATTGCAGAGCGTGAAAAATTAGGTGAGCACTCAACAGCGATCGCAAGAGTTGAGCAGTTATATCCTCTTCCAATCGAGGAGATGATTGCTGAAGCAAAGAAGCATCCAAAAGCAACATTACTTTGGGTTCAAGATGAACCAGCTAACCAGGGTCCGTGGCCATACATTGCTCTTACAGCATCTGAAGCTTTTGTTGCTCATGAAGAATTATCTGGTAGAAGTATTCGCAGAGTTTCAAGACGGGCTACTGCAAGCCCTGCAACTGGTAATCACCATCTGCATGAAGAGGAAGAAAAAGCATTAATGACAGAGGCGTTTACTCGCTAATTATCCTTTTCGGTATCTAAGTAAAACCTTGCCAACAAACTTATCCCCTTCTAGCCATCCCCAGCTTCTTGAATCATTGCTTTCTTTGCTATCACCTTCAACCCAGTACCTAGTAATACCGTGTTCCATTCGAGTTTCTTTCAAACGCTTTAACAAATTAACGCCTTCTCGATTGGGGTCCTGTATTAGGTAAACCTGGCCAATCAATAAGGTGTGCCGTTGACCACTTAATGAACGAATAAACAAGAAATCTCCCTGGTTATAGGCAGGCGACATTGAATTTCCCGAAACTACCACTGTGCTAAACCCGAACATGAAGAGTATTCTCCCACTAATAAATAGTTTATTTTAAACCAAGGAGAGAAAATGCTCGATTCATTACTTAAGTTAATTACTCCAAAAGAGAGCGTATACGCCCACTGCGATCTACCTTGTGGCGTTTATGACCCAGCGCAAGCAAAGATAGAGGCACAATCTGTTAAGGCTTGTATGGAGAAGTACGCAAGTAGCAGTGATCCTGATTTTAAATCACGGGCGGTTGCAATTAAAGAAGTGCGATCTGAATTAGTTAAGCACCACTTATGGGTTTTGTGGACAGATTACTTCAAACCAAACCATTTTGAGGCACATCCACAGCTTCACACTTTATTTAATGAGGCAACCAAACTTGCTGGTGCTGGTGGCAGTAAGGGCACGAATGATGTTGCGGTTGCAGATAAATTAATTAAGAAAATTGATGAAATTTCTGAAATATTTTGGGCAACTAAAAAGTAAGTAGATTACATGTAGCTAGTGGCTTACAAATTTAAGCTGCTAGCTACTTTTTTTTCACTAACAGATACTCCTTTTTCAGCCATCATGGTTTCAGCGGCAACTCTTGCCATAAATGAAACTCGTTCAACAAATTTACGAGTTATTAGGCCAGTTGCAATTAATCTGGCAACTTGATGGACTTCAACCTCAAATTTAAGAATATTTTCATCAAGTCCTAGGCACCGAGCAGTTGCATGTATTTCAATTCCTACACCAGCGGCGCCGGATATATCTACTTGCGAACTGGTAGTTATAGTGGTCTCACCAAAATCTAAAAACTCAATTATTGCAGTACTACATGCGCTCTCCATTAGAGATAACAATTGATTTGAACCAACAACTGGTAAATCATTTACTCCTTGCGCAACTGATGTGTCGCCAGGACGAATAGTCATAGTTGCCATACCAATTACACCAATGACTTGTTCAGCTTTCATAATCACAAGGCTAGTGATTAAGTAATTACTCCAGCGGGAACTGCCTGCGGATTTCGCTAGTTATTTCGATTTGTGTCGTACCTTCTGCGCTGATTTCCGTATAAGTTGTTTGGGTATAGGTAATTTCTGTGACTTCCTGGGAATCACCTTCCTGCATCATTTGGTTGTAAAGATCTTGAGTCTGCTGATTAATCCGATTACATAACTCCTCTGGAGCTGATTCAATAAGAGAATTACACAAAAGATTCTTCATTAAAGTAAGTGTGGCATCTTCGCGTTCCATATAAGTCCGACATGATGGGCATTGACCAAAATGAATTTCAACAGCACTTAATTCTTGAGTGTCAAAGATTTCATGATCAATATAAAGCACGATATTTGGTAAAACTTGCTCGCAAGGAATTAAATCGTTTTGATTAAAGTTCACTTTTGATCACCTACTTTATCTTTACCATACCCACGGTCTTTGGCGTACTGAGTAAGTGAAGCTCTTAATAATTTTCGACCACGATGCAATCGAGACATAACTGTTCCAGTTGGAACACCCATAATTTCTGCAACCTCTTTATACGCAAATCCTTCAACGTCAGATAAATAAACAGCCATTCGAAATTCTTCTGGCATTTGAGCTAACGCATCTTTAATATCTTTATCTGCGATGTTTTCAAGTACTTCATCTTCTGCAGATTTTCCTTGATCACTTGTGTGTGATGAAGCCTTTGCAATTTGCCAATCTTCTATCTCACCATTGGAGATTTGTGGCCTTCGCTGATCTTTACGATAATTATTTATAAATGTTGTCGTAAGAATACGATAGAGCCATGCTTTTAAATTTGTACCAGGCTCAAATTGATGAAAACTTGTAAAAGCTTTTGCATATGTATCTTGAACTAAATCTTGAGCATCATGAGAATTCTTTGTATAGCGAAGTGCAGCTCCATAAAGTTGTGAAGTGAAAACTAGAGCATCTTTTTCGAACCTCGCCTTGCGCTGGGCTAAGGTTTCTTTCTCTCGGTTAACTACCGCCGGTAATAAATCTTCATTACTCATTTGGGACAAGGCTACCTCGAATGACGTTTTGGGCATGGGATCATATTTTTTATTTTGGCTAACACTAGAACGCAGCGCATGCATAGATATAAAACCTGCTGCCTACCCAATTTATTCCCGCCAACCACCGGCTTACCCCGCTTAAAAGCCTAATCTGCTTAAGTAGGCGGAAGGTAGACTGGGACATATGACTAATTGGAATGCGCCATTTCGAAGTAAGTTAACTTCATCTGCGCCAAACCCAATTAATTCTAGGGTGGTTATTCCAGGATCTAAATCAGTAACAAATAGAGCTCTGATTCTTGCTGCAATTGCTAAAACTCCATCAAGGTTACGCAAGCCACTTTCTTCTCGAGATACCGATCTAATGGTTAAAGGATTGCACGCACTAGGTTGTGAGATCGATGAAATAAAAACTGATGATGGGTTTGATTATCAAATTACACCGAAAAAACTAACTGGACCTACCCAAATCGAGGTTGGTAATGCAGGAACTGTGATGCGTTTTCTGCCACCAATTGCTTGCCTTGCAAATGGATTAATTCATTTTGACGGTGACGCCAGATCGCATGAGCGACCACTTGCGCCAGTGATAAGTGCACTTGAGCAATTAGGAGTTTCAATTGAGCACAATAATAAGTATCGCTTACCAATAACAATTAATGGGTCTGGTGGAGTAAAAGGCGGATTAGTTGAAATAGATGCAAGTGCATCTAGTCAATTTGTTTCAGCCTTACTTCTACTTGGGCCAGCAACAGAGCAAGGAATAACTGTTAAACACACCGGTGCATCACTACCATCGATGCCACATATTGAAATGACTATTCAAATGATACGAGCATTTGGTGGACAGGTTGAAGTAAATAAAAATAGTTGGATTGTTAAATCCGGTGAATTAATTGGCCAGGACTTGGTAATTGAACCTGATTTATCAAATGCAGCGCCCTTTATGGCAGCTGCAATGATTTGTGGTGGAAGTATTGAAATAGCAGATTGGCCAAAATTAACAACACAACCTGGTGATCAACTTCGAGATATATTTAAAAAAATGGGAGCAAAAATTGAACAAACTAATTCAGGTTTAAAAATTAGTGGAACCGGAAATGTAGTCGGCATAGATATAGATCTTCATGATGTTGGTGAGTTAACACCATCAATAGCAGCACTAGCTTGCTTAGCAGATACTCCTTCTACGCTTAGAGGTATCGCTCACCTACGACTACATGAAACAGATCGACTCAGCGCACTTGCTACTGAAATAAATAATCTTGGTGGCTCTGTAACTGAAGGTCCAGGTGAGTTACTAATTAAGCCGGCCATACTTAAATCATCACAAATTTTTAAAAGTTATGAGGACCATCGAATGGCGACAGCTGGCGCAATAATCGGATTAGCTGTTGAAGGTGTAGTTGTAGAAAATATTGAAACAACTAAGAAAACACTGCCTAATTTTCCTAGTATGTGGCAGGGAATGCTTAATGGTTAGGCAAAAGAAAAATTGGGATGAAGATGATGTTCGAATCAATAAATCACGACAGTTCGGCTCAAGCAATAAGACAAGGCCAAGAACTAAAGACCGTCCGGATTACTCAAAGGCTCAAAGTGCAACCATAATTGAAGTTGATAGAGGTCGTGTTCAATGTTTAATTGAATCTGGTGCTAATAAAACAATTATTACTGCTATGAAGGCTCGTGAACTTGGCAAAAAATCAGTAGTAGTTGGTGATTTGGTTTCAGTGGTCGGAGATATATCAGGTACAGAAGGCTCACTCGCTCGAGTGGTGTCAGTTTTAGCAAGAAAAAATTCACTTACAAGAACCATAGATGATCATGCAAATGATGAAAGAGTAATCGTGGCAAATGTCGACCAGATAGCAATTGTAATTGCTACAACTAATCCAGAACCGCGGGAAGGTTTTGTCGATCGAGCCTTAGTGGTTGCATATGACCAAGGGATTGAGCCAATCATAATTATGACTAAACAGGATCTTGCTAATGGCGATGAATTTTTAGAAACTTACAAAGATCTTGAAATCAAGGTTTTTAAGATTGATAAATCATCAGATTTAGGAAAATTACAGAAAACTTTAGCCAACAAAATTACAGTTCTAATTGGTCACTCAGGTGTTGGTAAATCCACGCTAGTTAACAACCTATTGGAAAGTTCGAAAAACAAATCAGTTGCTGTTGGTGATGATTCTAAGCATCGTGCTACTGGTGATGTTAATGAGGTAACTGGTAGGGGTCGCCATACTTCTTCGAGTGCAATTGCACTTCCACTTTCTTCTTCATTTGATGGTGAAAATTTTGGTTGGATTATTGATACTCCTGGCGTTAGATCATTTGGAATCGCTCATATTCAGCCCTCAAGAGTTATTTCAGCATTTCCTGAATTTACTAAAGCAATTTCACACTGCCCAAAAAACTGCTCACACAATGAAGCAACTTGTGCATTAAATGATTGGCCAGGCTTCACAAACCAAAATTTGGCAAGGCTTGAAAGCCTGCGCAGAGTGTTATCAGTTGAATAAGAAAAGAAGAGTAATCTGACCACTATGAGTTCGGTAATCGCCCAAAATGAGGTTAAAAGTCGGCA from Candidatus Nanopelagicus abundans harbors:
- the aroA gene encoding 3-phosphoshikimate 1-carboxyvinyltransferase, with amino-acid sequence MTNWNAPFRSKLTSSAPNPINSRVVIPGSKSVTNRALILAAIAKTPSRLRKPLSSRDTDLMVKGLHALGCEIDEIKTDDGFDYQITPKKLTGPTQIEVGNAGTVMRFLPPIACLANGLIHFDGDARSHERPLAPVISALEQLGVSIEHNNKYRLPITINGSGGVKGGLVEIDASASSQFVSALLLLGPATEQGITVKHTGASLPSMPHIEMTIQMIRAFGGQVEVNKNSWIVKSGELIGQDLVIEPDLSNAAPFMAAAMICGGSIEIADWPKLTTQPGDQLRDIFKKMGAKIEQTNSGLKISGTGNVVGIDIDLHDVGELTPSIAALACLADTPSTLRGIAHLRLHETDRLSALATEINNLGGSVTEGPGELLIKPAILKSSQIFKSYEDHRMATAGAIIGLAVEGVVVENIETTKKTLPNFPSMWQGMLNG
- the sodN gene encoding superoxide dismutase, Ni, coding for MLDSLLKLITPKESVYAHCDLPCGVYDPAQAKIEAQSVKACMEKYASSSDPDFKSRAVAIKEVRSELVKHHLWVLWTDYFKPNHFEAHPQLHTLFNEATKLAGAGGSKGTNDVAVADKLIKKIDEISEIFWATKK
- a CDS encoding thioesterase family protein, which translates into the protein MKAEQVIGVIGMATMTIRPGDTSVAQGVNDLPVVGSNQLLSLMESACSTAIIEFLDFGETTITTSSQVDISGAAGVGIEIHATARCLGLDENILKFEVEVHQVARLIATGLITRKFVERVSFMARVAAETMMAEKGVSVSEKKVASSLNL
- a CDS encoding anti-sigma factor family protein gives rise to the protein MNFNQNDLIPCEQVLPNIVLYIDHEIFDTQELSAVEIHFGQCPSCRTYMEREDATLTLMKNLLCNSLIESAPEELCNRINQQTQDLYNQMMQEGDSQEVTEITYTQTTYTEISAEGTTQIEITSEIRRQFPLE
- a CDS encoding S26 family signal peptidase → MFGFSTVVVSGNSMSPAYNQGDFLFIRSLSGQRHTLLIGQVYLIQDPNREGVNLLKRLKETRMEHGITRYWVEGDSKESNDSRSWGWLEGDKFVGKVLLRYRKG
- the rsgA gene encoding ribosome small subunit-dependent GTPase A, with protein sequence MVRQKKNWDEDDVRINKSRQFGSSNKTRPRTKDRPDYSKAQSATIIEVDRGRVQCLIESGANKTIITAMKARELGKKSVVVGDLVSVVGDISGTEGSLARVVSVLARKNSLTRTIDDHANDERVIVANVDQIAIVIATTNPEPREGFVDRALVVAYDQGIEPIIIMTKQDLANGDEFLETYKDLEIKVFKIDKSSDLGKLQKTLANKITVLIGHSGVGKSTLVNNLLESSKNKSVAVGDDSKHRATGDVNEVTGRGRHTSSSAIALPLSSSFDGENFGWIIDTPGVRSFGIAHIQPSRVISAFPEFTKAISHCPKNCSHNEATCALNDWPGFTNQNLARLESLRRVLSVE
- a CDS encoding multifunctional oxoglutarate decarboxylase/oxoglutarate dehydrogenase thiamine pyrophosphate-binding subunit/dihydrolipoyllysine-residue succinyltransferase subunit; its protein translation is MSQAGANTPANHFGGSFGPNEWLVQEMYERYQSDPSSVDKSWWEFFADYKGTPSLNNSVKSGTPPIPKSQLAKPVPPAPVAKSEVITPEVIKPVIEKNVTPVKTSTTTIKPADPVVKPIPTLATPGAATVEPLRGVAARVVQSMEGSLSVPTATSVRVVPAKLMIDNRTVINNHLKRGRGGKVSFTHLIGYAMVKAIRSMPEMNTFFTDLDGKPAIGHPEHINLGIAIDLAKADGSRQLLVPSIKGCEGLDFAQFWSAYEDIVRKARAGSLTVEDFAGTTISLTNPGTIGTVHSVPRLVQGQGLILGVGSLDYPAEFHGANEQALADLAISKVVTITSTYDHRIIQGAQSGEFLRRIHEILLGEENFYDEIFEALRIPYVPIRWVVDIQFDKDDDVSKTARVQKLIDAYRTTGHLMADVEPLSYVQRSHPDLDVVSHGLSLWDLDREFATGGFGGKSFMKLRRILGVLRDSYCRTIGVEYMYIANPDERKWMQERMEVGAPRTPRDEQLRILRKLNSAEAFETFLQTKYVGQKRFSLEGGESVIPVLDAMISAAADAGLDEVCVGMPHRGRLNILANIAGKSYGQIFQEFEGNYHDNEVHGSGDVKYHLGTKGTFVSESGAKTKIYLAANPSHLEAVNPVLEGIVRAKQDKLRVAAGDTTIDEQTTYPVMPILLHGDAAFAGQGVVSETLSLSLLKGYRTGGTIHIIVNNQVGFTTSPSAARSSTYSTDIAKMIQSPVFHVNGDDPEACVRVARIAFEYRQTFNKDVVIDMICYRRRGHNEGDEPSFTQPLMYKLIDAKRSTRKLYTEALIGRGDITVEEAEEVLRDYQQQLEGVFTSVHNTEPESDPSWRPPVVPAPATVNTSVAEDQLRKIALTQSSMPVEFTVHPKLLPQLLKRVEMLDESTVDWATGEMFAFGSLLLDGHPIRMSGQDVRRGTFSNRHAVIIDKENGKELFPLRSLVKDPNQFHIYDSLLSEYAVMGFEYGYSVERDNALVVWEAQFGDFANGAQTVIDEFISSALQKWGERSSVVLLLPHGYEGQGPDHSSGRIERFLALCAEQNMTVAQPSTPASYFHLLRWHMKNPARRPLIVFEPKSMLRLKAAASGLKDFTTGTFKPFIPDDKVVNTTRLIFTSGKVYYDLIAEREKLGEHSTAIARVEQLYPLPIEEMIAEAKKHPKATLLWVQDEPANQGPWPYIALTASEAFVAHEELSGRSIRRVSRRATASPATGNHHLHEEEEKALMTEAFTR
- a CDS encoding sigma-70 family RNA polymerase sigma factor; the protein is MSNEDLLPAVVNREKETLAQRKARFEKDALVFTSQLYGAALRYTKNSHDAQDLVQDTYAKAFTSFHQFEPGTNLKAWLYRILTTTFINNYRKDQRRPQISNGEIEDWQIAKASSHTSDQGKSAEDEVLENIADKDIKDALAQMPEEFRMAVYLSDVEGFAYKEVAEIMGVPTGTVMSRLHRGRKLLRASLTQYAKDRGYGKDKVGDQK